A stretch of the uncultured Desulfobacter sp. genome encodes the following:
- a CDS encoding ATP-binding protein, protein MYRKKTKLIWRIFPSFLIIILVSLSVEAWYSTSYFKSYFLETTQKELLVRASLMQDQIAHALSVDGVTSQQIDTLCKNLGEKIQTRITVILHSGEVIGDSLARVDTMENHRERPEIKTAFSGEKGMAVRYSPTLDQKMMYIALPIDQNRSEPLVVRTAISISHIDAKVESMRNSIALVLVLTTMTAALASLYVSRRITRPVELMRRGAQEFSKGNLTNRLSYPDTEELSQLAKAMNYMAAELNKKIMDVKNHSRELEAVHTSMEEGVIAINAQEQIITINKAAAKIFDFPPETLKEKHVLEVARNYDFQVFLKKALATAEPVEDDIVIDADERLVLNIHSTVLYDTHDERMGTLVIFRDITRIRLLETMHKDFAANVSHELKTPLTTIKGFIETLLQMTQESSGAPDQASAAQYSRFLGIIEKNVNRMVRLIDDLLALSRLERLKGTDIQLETHSLADSIYKVVRFCADRAQSRGITMEVDCPDTIVGMVDPTLIEQAVYNLVDNALKYSGEGTSITIDAALKEDNIEIQVKDTGQGIDTTHLPKIFNRFYRVDKGRSRDQGGTGLGLAIVKHIVQYHNGRIEVESRRGKGTCFTITLPGVSE, encoded by the coding sequence ATGTATCGAAAAAAAACAAAGCTTATCTGGCGGATTTTTCCGTCATTTCTTATTATTATTCTTGTGTCTCTGAGCGTGGAGGCCTGGTATTCCACCAGTTATTTCAAAAGTTATTTTCTTGAAACCACCCAGAAAGAACTTTTGGTCAGGGCGTCTTTGATGCAAGACCAGATTGCCCATGCCCTGTCTGTAGATGGCGTGACTTCACAGCAGATTGATACCTTGTGCAAAAATCTGGGAGAAAAAATTCAGACCCGTATTACGGTTATTCTGCATTCAGGTGAGGTGATCGGCGATTCCCTGGCCAGGGTTGATACCATGGAAAATCATAGGGAACGGCCTGAAATTAAGACGGCATTTTCTGGAGAAAAGGGTATGGCTGTGCGCTACAGTCCCACCCTTGATCAAAAGATGATGTACATTGCCCTTCCCATTGATCAGAATCGCTCTGAACCTCTTGTGGTCAGGACAGCTATCTCGATTTCGCATATTGATGCCAAGGTTGAGAGTATGCGCAATTCAATTGCCCTGGTTCTGGTGTTGACCACCATGACTGCAGCGCTGGCAAGCCTCTATGTGTCAAGACGCATCACCAGACCCGTGGAACTGATGCGTCGGGGGGCCCAGGAATTTTCCAAAGGAAATCTGACCAACCGACTCTCCTATCCGGATACCGAAGAGCTGTCCCAACTGGCCAAGGCCATGAATTATATGGCCGCAGAGCTTAATAAAAAGATCATGGATGTCAAAAATCACAGCCGGGAGCTTGAAGCGGTCCACACCAGTATGGAAGAAGGTGTCATCGCTATTAACGCCCAGGAGCAGATCATTACCATTAATAAAGCTGCTGCCAAAATATTTGATTTTCCGCCCGAAACTTTGAAAGAAAAGCATGTGTTGGAAGTGGCCCGAAATTATGATTTCCAGGTGTTTTTGAAAAAAGCCCTTGCCACCGCAGAGCCTGTGGAAGATGATATTGTCATTGATGCAGACGAGCGCCTGGTGCTCAATATTCACTCAACTGTTTTGTATGACACCCATGACGAGCGCATGGGCACCCTGGTCATTTTCCGTGATATCACCCGGATCCGGCTGCTTGAAACTATGCATAAGGATTTTGCGGCAAATGTTTCCCACGAATTAAAAACCCCTTTAACGACGATCAAAGGGTTTATTGAGACCCTGCTTCAGATGACTCAGGAGAGTTCAGGTGCGCCGGACCAGGCATCGGCGGCCCAGTACAGCCGCTTTTTGGGAATCATTGAAAAAAACGTTAACCGCATGGTTCGCCTGATTGATGATCTTTTGGCCCTTTCAAGACTGGAGCGCCTTAAAGGAACCGATATCCAGCTTGAGACTCACTCCTTGGCCGATTCAATTTACAAGGTTGTCAGGTTCTGTGCTGACAGGGCTCAGTCCCGGGGGATCACCATGGAAGTCGACTGCCCGGATACCATTGTCGGTATGGTGGACCCCACGCTCATTGAGCAGGCCGTGTATAATCTGGTGGATAATGCACTAAAATACAGCGGTGAGGGAACATCCATTACCATTGATGCAGCGCTCAAAGAGGACAATATAGAAATTCAGGTCAAAGATACGGGCCAGGGCATTGATACGACGCACCTGCCAAAAATATTTAACCGGTTTTACCGGGTGGATAAGGGCCGAAGCCGGGATCAGGGCGGCACAGGGCTGGGGTTGGCCATTGTTAAGCATATTGTCCAGTACCATAATGGCCGCATTGAGGTTGAAAGCCGACGGGGCAAGGGGACTTGCTTTACCATCACGCTTCCTGGGGTTTCAGAGTAA
- a CDS encoding response regulator: MSKETILIVDDEEDILELIKFNLKGEGYNILQAMTGEEAIKIAKQSGPDLMVLDLMLPGIDGLEVTRYLKKNDATTDIPIVMLTAKGEESDIITGLELGANDYISKPFSPRELTARIRAILRRRQKNNAEAPVRVRQEGDMVIDRAKHRVTIEGKLIELTLSEFELLSFLAEKKGWVFTRGQIVDAIHGENYAVTERSIDVIIVGLRKKLGAYSSCIETVRGVGYRFKE, encoded by the coding sequence ATGTCCAAAGAGACCATATTGATTGTTGATGATGAGGAAGACATTCTAGAATTGATAAAATTCAATCTTAAGGGCGAGGGCTACAATATACTTCAGGCCATGACCGGGGAAGAGGCCATCAAAATTGCCAAGCAGTCCGGCCCGGATCTTATGGTGTTGGATCTTATGCTGCCCGGCATTGACGGGCTTGAGGTGACCAGGTATTTGAAAAAGAACGATGCCACCACAGATATTCCCATTGTGATGCTCACGGCTAAAGGCGAGGAATCCGATATTATTACCGGTCTGGAACTTGGGGCCAACGATTATATTTCCAAGCCTTTCAGCCCAAGGGAGCTTACGGCCCGGATTCGCGCCATTTTACGTCGCCGTCAGAAAAATAATGCTGAAGCGCCGGTCCGCGTTCGTCAGGAAGGGGACATGGTCATTGACCGGGCCAAGCACCGGGTCACCATTGAAGGTAAATTGATTGAACTGACGTTGTCAGAGTTTGAACTGCTCTCTTTTCTGGCAGAAAAAAAGGGGTGGGTGTTTACCCGGGGGCAGATCGTGGATGCCATTCACGGTGAAAATTATGCCGTGACCGAGCGTAGCATTGATGTTATCATTGTTGGCTTGCGTAAAAAATTGGGTGCGTATTCATCCTGTATTGAAACTGTTCGGGGCGTGGGGTATCGTTTTAAGGAATAG
- the phoU gene encoding phosphate signaling complex protein PhoU, producing MSSQLTRAMHKIKKEILSLGAMVEDRFKKTIYAVKTNDLEQANQIIETDYLVDAQEVEVEEECLKTLALYHPVATDLRLITAVIKINNDLERIADYAANIARRFKASGRRSNPFQYDYTPMAEQAAKMLKLSLDALVSLDGNLAYRVREMDQEVNTMRNEAYNAMKEAIRKSPEKVDEIINMYLISRHIERVGDHTKNIAEEVIYLIDGEIIRHS from the coding sequence ATGAGCAGTCAGCTTACACGGGCCATGCACAAGATCAAAAAGGAGATTTTATCCCTGGGTGCCATGGTGGAGGACCGGTTTAAAAAGACCATATATGCCGTTAAAACAAATGACCTTGAGCAGGCTAACCAGATCATTGAAACCGATTACCTGGTGGATGCCCAGGAGGTTGAGGTCGAAGAAGAATGCCTCAAGACCCTTGCCCTGTATCATCCGGTGGCAACGGATCTGAGATTGATTACCGCTGTGATCAAGATCAACAATGACCTTGAACGAATTGCCGATTATGCAGCGAACATTGCCCGGCGGTTTAAGGCAAGCGGCCGGCGTTCAAATCCCTTTCAATATGACTACACCCCCATGGCCGAACAGGCGGCAAAAATGCTGAAACTCAGTTTGGATGCCCTTGTCAGTCTGGATGGCAATCTTGCTTATAGAGTCAGGGAGATGGACCAAGAGGTTAATACGATGCGTAATGAAGCCTACAATGCCATGAAGGAGGCCATACGCAAAAGTCCGGAAAAGGTTGATGAAATTATCAATATGTATCTTATTTCAAGACATATTGAACGGGTGGGCGATCACACTAAAAATATTGCAGAGGAAGTCATTTATCTGATAGATGGTGAGATTATCCGTCACTCTTGA
- a CDS encoding ATP-binding protein, producing MSEILDVYEIKEEEDRVHIRFSSAMGHIDTACAAVLLFLRSKGPKFFPHLFAVNLGMREAMANAVRHGNKYDSNKLVYMELDVSREPWLRLKISDQGPGFEWMKVQNEVAPDEADHGRGMSIMRTYFDRFKYNEKGNILYLEKYIV from the coding sequence ATGTCTGAAATTCTGGATGTTTATGAAATCAAAGAGGAGGAGGATCGTGTCCACATACGGTTTTCTTCTGCTATGGGACATATTGATACGGCCTGTGCTGCGGTGCTTCTTTTTCTTAGATCCAAGGGGCCAAAGTTTTTCCCCCATTTGTTTGCGGTGAATTTGGGCATGCGCGAGGCCATGGCCAATGCCGTGCGCCATGGAAATAAATACGATTCAAATAAGCTTGTTTACATGGAATTGGACGTAAGCCGTGAGCCCTGGCTCCGTTTGAAGATTTCCGATCAGGGGCCGGGGTTTGAATGGATGAAAGTTCAGAATGAGGTGGCACCTGATGAAGCAGATCACGGCAGGGGCATGAGTATCATGCGAACCTATTTTGATCGTTTCAAATATAATGAAAAGGGCAACATCCTCTATCTTGAAAAATATATCGTGTAA
- a CDS encoding fused response regulator/phosphatase: MADAYSILVVDDNQVNLKLIEKVLTKEGYVALLANNGPDARHIAAQDHPDLILLDIEMPGEDGFEVIRKLKHDMATASIPVIFLTGVAEVDVKLKGFELGAVDYIVKPFHSQEVLARVRIHLKLSIATNSLVQDQARKLRQVTQAQNAMLPRPEDFPDARFSAFYLPLEEAGGDFYDILNISNQITGYFLADYAGHDIETSYATASVKALLAQNCTPVYSPTESMKMINDVLVEILPWEKYLTASYLHLNRGTRIMNLVNAGHPPVVYMPKGKKPFFINVQGDILGMFADATFGIKKIAVNDGDRFFVYSDGLVESTEKKISWPTGMNELLYILEGLGNVDLAEVPTMLISRLFNGEPVPEDDIVLLCIEV, from the coding sequence ATGGCAGACGCTTATTCCATACTTGTGGTTGATGATAACCAGGTGAATCTTAAGCTCATTGAAAAAGTGCTGACCAAGGAGGGCTATGTAGCCCTTTTGGCAAACAATGGCCCCGATGCAAGGCATATAGCGGCACAAGACCATCCGGACCTTATCCTGTTGGACATTGAAATGCCCGGAGAAGACGGATTTGAGGTGATACGAAAGCTTAAGCATGATATGGCCACAGCATCCATCCCCGTGATTTTTTTGACAGGTGTAGCCGAGGTGGATGTCAAATTAAAGGGATTTGAACTCGGGGCCGTGGATTATATAGTCAAGCCCTTTCATTCCCAGGAAGTCTTGGCCCGGGTACGTATTCACCTTAAACTTTCCATTGCCACCAACTCCTTGGTGCAGGATCAGGCCAGAAAACTGCGGCAGGTAACCCAGGCCCAAAATGCCATGTTGCCAAGGCCTGAAGACTTTCCCGATGCCCGGTTCAGTGCTTTTTATTTGCCCCTGGAAGAGGCAGGCGGGGATTTTTATGATATTTTAAATATTTCAAATCAGATTACCGGATATTTTCTGGCGGATTACGCCGGGCATGACATTGAAACCTCGTATGCGACGGCATCCGTCAAAGCGCTTTTGGCACAGAACTGTACCCCCGTGTATTCTCCCACGGAGAGCATGAAAATGATTAATGACGTGCTTGTGGAGATTTTGCCCTGGGAAAAATATCTCACCGCATCCTACTTGCATCTGAATCGCGGAACCAGGATCATGAACCTGGTGAATGCAGGTCACCCCCCTGTAGTTTATATGCCCAAAGGTAAAAAGCCTTTTTTTATTAACGTCCAGGGGGATATTCTGGGCATGTTTGCCGATGCGACGTTCGGCATCAAAAAAATTGCAGTAAATGACGGAGACCGTTTTTTTGTTTATTCAGATGGCCTGGTGGAATCCACAGAAAAAAAAATCTCATGGCCGACAGGGATGAACGAGCTTTTATACATCCTTGAGGGATTGGGCAATGTTGATCTTGCCGAGGTCCCGACCATGCTTATCTCCCGTCTTTTTAACGGCGAGCCTGTACCCGAGGATGATATTGTCCTTTTATGCATTGAGGTTTAA
- a CDS encoding Hpt domain-containing protein: MDFRNIESFLDVDTNEAQALGRLLAKTLASDLEKIRRGLGDSDAEAISFAAHSIKGASGNLGFERLSQVAANLENRARGGRLDGLEELLLNMQGFLEKLESSLSGS, encoded by the coding sequence ATGGATTTTCGTAATATTGAGTCGTTCCTAGACGTTGATACAAATGAAGCCCAAGCACTGGGACGCCTTCTGGCCAAAACCCTGGCATCTGATCTTGAAAAGATCCGCCGTGGCCTGGGGGATAGTGATGCCGAAGCCATCAGCTTTGCGGCGCATTCCATAAAGGGTGCTTCCGGTAATCTGGGATTTGAAAGACTATCTCAAGTGGCTGCGAATCTGGAAAACCGTGCCCGGGGGGGGCGGCTTGATGGTTTGGAGGAATTGCTTTTAAACATGCAGGGCTTTTTGGAAAAACTTGAAAGCAGTCTGTCAGGATCGTAA
- a CDS encoding chemotaxis protein CheW has product MEKTPLKNNSPVQVSRQILESLSSLAGELVLGRNQLLQGINNSDPAVIETSGQRIDLITSEIQDAIMRTRMQPVTGLFESICQKFGGRVILGKNSKNIMLDGTILDAIRHPLNALVDRFVKFDASAEIENLSDDKILLKAFQDAGQVNIVVSADCVLLSPTDIPENISSAIETVGGAFDVDSIGDKGCAVIIKLPLTLAIIPSQMISIGKEKFAVPQTNLSELLRIAAADTKNKIQKVGEADVIRLRGELLPLLNLSDLLDIERSYICPESGEHKAERRKNLADRRSKKYDADGRVIGIEKTEDTQERVETDRRLNRTGVINIAIVFAGNFKYGLVVDQFFDSEEIVVKPVGRHLKKCKAYVGATIMGDGNVSLILDILNLAQMVGLSTASESSRLSKKLEAEVCLEGKKESLVMFKNMETEYFAASFKHVQRIERIKTADIERIEDKRVIQYRGNVLRLYEISEIVNVGGLPEKEYQEVIVFKVDDREFGLMASPPVDILDVHLNIDDGNFNLPGIKGTMNINGHTTLVMDMQQMLQLL; this is encoded by the coding sequence ATGGAAAAAACGCCTTTGAAGAATAATTCGCCTGTTCAGGTCAGCCGCCAAATTCTGGAATCTTTGAGTTCCCTGGCAGGGGAACTTGTGCTGGGCCGAAACCAGCTTCTCCAAGGCATCAATAATTCTGATCCGGCGGTGATCGAAACATCCGGGCAGCGCATTGATCTGATTACTTCAGAGATCCAGGATGCCATCATGCGAACCCGGATGCAGCCTGTAACCGGCCTTTTTGAAAGCATTTGTCAAAAATTCGGGGGCCGGGTGATACTTGGAAAAAATAGTAAGAATATCATGCTTGATGGAACGATTCTTGACGCCATCCGGCATCCGTTAAATGCGCTTGTTGACAGGTTCGTCAAATTTGATGCAAGTGCCGAAATAGAGAATTTAAGTGACGATAAAATTTTGCTGAAGGCGTTTCAGGATGCGGGACAGGTTAATATTGTCGTTTCTGCAGATTGTGTTTTACTGTCACCAACGGATATTCCCGAAAATATAAGTTCCGCCATTGAAACGGTTGGCGGTGCTTTTGACGTTGATTCGATTGGGGACAAGGGTTGTGCTGTTATCATAAAACTGCCGTTAACCCTGGCAATTATTCCCAGTCAGATGATTTCTATTGGAAAAGAAAAATTTGCCGTTCCCCAGACCAATTTAAGTGAACTTTTAAGAATTGCTGCTGCAGATACCAAAAATAAGATTCAAAAAGTTGGGGAGGCAGACGTCATAAGACTTCGCGGCGAGCTTTTGCCTTTGCTTAACCTGTCGGATCTGCTTGATATTGAACGAAGTTACATATGCCCTGAAAGTGGAGAACATAAGGCTGAACGCAGAAAAAATTTGGCGGACCGCCGTTCAAAAAAATATGATGCGGACGGTCGTGTGATCGGCATTGAAAAAACAGAAGATACACAGGAACGGGTCGAAACGGACAGGCGGCTGAATCGAACCGGTGTCATTAATATCGCAATTGTTTTTGCAGGCAATTTTAAGTACGGACTAGTTGTAGACCAATTTTTTGATTCAGAAGAGATTGTGGTTAAACCGGTTGGGCGTCATTTGAAAAAATGTAAGGCATATGTCGGGGCAACAATTATGGGTGATGGAAATGTCTCGTTGATTCTTGATATTTTAAACCTGGCACAAATGGTTGGGTTGTCGACTGCATCAGAATCAAGCCGGCTTTCAAAGAAATTGGAAGCCGAGGTTTGCCTTGAGGGTAAAAAAGAATCCCTTGTCATGTTTAAAAATATGGAAACAGAGTATTTTGCGGCATCTTTTAAACATGTTCAGCGAATTGAACGAATTAAAACCGCTGATATTGAAAGAATCGAAGATAAACGTGTTATTCAATATCGGGGAAACGTGCTCAGGCTTTATGAAATTTCTGAAATAGTGAATGTGGGTGGCTTGCCTGAAAAAGAGTACCAGGAGGTTATTGTGTTTAAAGTGGACGACCGGGAGTTTGGATTGATGGCCTCCCCGCCGGTGGATATTCTGGACGTGCATTTGAACATTGATGACGGCAATTTTAACCTGCCCGGAATTAAAGGGACCATGAATATTAACGGCCACACGACCCTTGTGATGGATATGCAGCAAATGTTGCAATTGCTGTAA